Proteins co-encoded in one Opitutus terrae PB90-1 genomic window:
- a CDS encoding alpha/beta hydrolase — protein MHPHRRLICWLILLVSLCTTPLLAVPYTLADTDQRALPRSANGRDYLLYIALPSNYASEPTRRYPVVYVLDGYWDFSLICTVTGLLRVDAAAPEVIVVGIGYGGTNPDVNTLRAIDLTPGVDPWFDSSGTRCGRADDFLNVIANEIIPFVEREYRADPSYRVLTGTSFAGLFSAYAAVERPGLFQAHVACSPSLWWRSNFVLTREAALSLTRMSMPVRLFLSYASEESSSIIDSTRAFFRQLRPRTYANFAVAVREAEGERHSTTKPETYTRGLRFAFAPLASQPANVAVTERSTLVNISSRGFIGTGDNVMIAGFVIDGLVPKRVLVRAGGPALTGLNVPGVLADPQVRVYSGQTVVAENDNWSDTGEMELAVRQTGAYAFTHGSRDAALIVTLTPGAYTAIGSGVGGTTGNALVEVYELP, from the coding sequence ATGCACCCTCATCGTCGCCTGATCTGCTGGCTCATTTTGCTCGTTTCGCTCTGCACCACGCCGCTGCTCGCGGTGCCCTACACGCTCGCCGACACCGACCAGCGCGCGCTGCCAAGGTCGGCCAACGGCCGGGACTACCTGCTCTACATCGCGCTGCCTTCGAACTACGCGAGCGAGCCGACCCGGCGCTATCCGGTCGTCTACGTGCTCGACGGCTACTGGGATTTCTCGCTGATCTGCACGGTCACGGGCCTGTTACGAGTGGACGCCGCCGCGCCCGAAGTGATCGTCGTCGGCATTGGCTACGGTGGCACCAATCCCGACGTGAACACGCTGCGCGCGATCGACCTCACGCCGGGTGTGGATCCCTGGTTTGACTCGAGCGGCACGCGCTGTGGTCGCGCGGATGATTTTCTCAACGTCATCGCCAACGAGATCATTCCATTTGTAGAACGCGAATATCGCGCCGACCCCAGCTACCGCGTGCTCACCGGCACGTCCTTCGCCGGCCTGTTCTCCGCCTACGCCGCGGTGGAAAGACCTGGACTCTTCCAGGCTCATGTCGCCTGCAGCCCGTCGCTGTGGTGGCGCAGCAATTTCGTGCTCACCCGCGAGGCCGCGCTGTCGCTCACCCGCATGTCGATGCCGGTGCGGCTTTTCCTCAGCTACGCCAGCGAGGAAAGCTCGAGCATCATCGATTCCACGCGCGCGTTTTTTCGGCAGCTGCGACCGCGCACCTACGCCAATTTCGCCGTCGCCGTGCGCGAAGCAGAAGGCGAGCGACACTCGACCACCAAACCCGAAACCTACACGCGTGGGCTGCGCTTTGCGTTCGCACCGCTCGCCTCGCAACCTGCGAACGTGGCGGTCACCGAACGTTCCACGTTGGTGAACATCTCATCGCGTGGCTTCATCGGCACCGGTGACAACGTGATGATCGCGGGCTTCGTGATCGACGGGCTCGTGCCGAAACGCGTACTGGTGCGCGCGGGCGGACCGGCGCTTACCGGGTTGAACGTTCCTGGCGTGCTCGCCGATCCGCAGGTGCGCGTCTATTCCGGCCAGACCGTCGTCGCCGAAAACGACAACTGGTCCGACACCGGCGAGATGGAGCTGGCCGTCCGACAAACCGGAGCGTACGCGTTCACGCACGGCAGCCGTGACGCCGCCCTGATCGTGACGCTGACTCCCGGCGCTTACACGGCGATCGGCTCCGGCGTCGGCGGCACGACCGGCAACGCACTCGTCGAGGTCTACGAACTGCCGTAG